GAACTCAAAGAGTAAAGTTATACACAGCCTCAGTTTCCAACAGCTGTGTGGAATATTAGTATTTCCATGCATGTTACATTATCAGTCATGTTTAtcataaacaatataaataggGACTTTTCTAGAACCTTCACCTTTGCCTTTGACCATAGATGTATAATAATAACttctttatttaatgtattaccATTGCTTATACATTTTGTTATACATCCACGGTTTGACCAATAGGGGGCGAAACAAGACATTACTGCTACTTCCGCTTGGGCACAGAAGTGCATGATGGGATATGTATTGCTTGCATCGGCCCTATAAATACAAAGGAATTTCCTTCGTCGTTCTCTTTACCGCGTGAGCCTGAACGACACAGGTACGAGGCGCAGCTCAACGCTGTTTCACTACACGAACGCTAGCCGTTTAGACATTTTATATGTACACAGTTTCATGTGTAGTACACAAATGCTTAGACATAACGACACATGTGTCTTTTAAACCACTAGATCCGCTTTTTAAGGATAGTTTGAGGGGAAGGGTATTCTGGCTATGCTAACGCTAGCTTGTCACGGTGAAAACGTGGTGCGGTACAGTTGAGGCCTAACAATGAAGCTGTGCAATGACGTGATTCTGTCGAatattttcagcttttttttcacggattttaagtatttaagaatgccatttaacattttctgcttCAGCAGTGCAATTGCTTTACCAGTAATTTCACCGTGTCCGCTGCCGACCGCGGAGCCAACAGATTTGTAATACTAAAAATATACTAAATACTTatctaaatgttttgtttcgtggcttaaattcaaattaaattgtATGTGCTTCATACGGTGGTGTTGCAACCAACTGTTAAACTTTCTTTATTAATGTAAAGAGTTCAGCAAAACTTTATCTGACTCTTTAAAGCTAAGAGATGAACAATAAACAGTTTAATACATATTTTGGTATGGAAACTCAGCTGTTGCCCTACTTGTATGATATAAATCATCACTTTAAAACCAGTTCTTCAAAATTATACTTGAGGAAAATTCTAATATTTGTGCCAGCTAACCTTATGGCTGTTTTCACATTAAAGGCACTAAACCGCCATGCCCGTTGCCAGGAGTTGGGTTTGTCGCAAGACATATGTCACCCCCCGCCGTCCATTCGAGAAGTCCCGTCTCGACCAGGAGTTGAAACTCATTGGTATGTATTTGGATCTTGTGTTATACAGTAATTATTATGTTAAGatgcatttaaaatattcaattgACAATCTGTCCCTTTTTAAGGCGAATATGGTTTGAGAAATAAGCGTGAGGTGTGGAGGGTCAAGTTCACCCTGGCCAAGATCCGTAAGGCTGCCAGAGAGCTGCTGACTCTGGATGAGAAGGACCCCAAGCGTCTGTTTGAAGGTATAAGAGTCATTTCACCGTACCATTGTATTTTTGGCCgatgatttaattaaaaaaagtcagacttctCTATGGTGTCAAGAATTCCTCGTGAATGAGGCCAAATCTCCCACTTAATTTGCATTACAATTTACAATATGCATGTTTAAAATCCTAGTTGCTTGTGTGATTTCCAGGTAATGCTTTGCTCAGGCGTCTGGTGAGGATTGGTGTGCTGGATGAAAGTAAGATGAAGCTCGATTACATCCTGGGTCTGAAGGTTGAAGATTTCTTGGAGAGGAGGCTGCAGACCCAGGTTTTCAAGCTCGGTCTAGCCAAGAGCATACACCATGCCCGTGTCCTTATCCGCCAGAGGCACATTCGGTAAGCTCCAAGGCTCCTGGAGAACAtatgtcattaaaatgttttctaaaGGACTCATGATAAACCCGTGCTTCCTGTTCCATCAGAGGACCGACTACTTGTAACGCTGTTCACTGAGATCAGTTAAACATTTCATCAAGGTCAATTCGGTATCAAAACCGTATACCTTGTCAGTAGACATTGCCCAGAGCCAATCCTGCTGCCATGGGCTCAGACTGTGCCACTTTGGTGTTGTGGCTGTCAGGTAAGGTACAGGGATTGCACCTCGGGCAATTGTAATTACATGTTTAGCagaagcttttatccaaagtcacttacaagggaattgagttacaacctgccaggggtggagttgaactggtgaccatgatgtctctgcacacaTGGGTACCATctaaaccactgagccactccagtAACGCTCACTATACCCCTTACCTACACAAGAGTACTGCATACACATAGGCTTATATGTTCAGTGTACTCAGAAGGTCTATGTAAATTAAGCATGCAGTGCTCGTGAGGTACAGTAAGTTAAAAAGTTGTTAAATATTAATCAAATCTATGATTTTGAATAGACTGGCCTCGTGTCAAACAAATTTGTAAAATCACAGGCTTTTGACCAACAAGTCATGTTCTTCAAAGCAACCTAATGAGGTTCTCAAGAACAAATTGGACAAATTATGAAACTATTTTGGCAGTGTTCCACAAATTGGTACCATTGTGTTTgatcatcaaacacacaaactagtggtTCGTTAACCTGCCTATGAAATTTGACTTTTTCCAGCAGTCCCATCTACTGCAGCTGTAATAGTCTCTGACAAAGATTGAAATTTCACAAGTTAAAATGCTTGACAGCCAGTTCATTTTAAGGCTATGCTTAAGTATGCAATCTAAAGGATTTTcctaaaaaaatcattttctttgtcttggCAGTGTGCGCAAGCAGGTGGTGAACATCCCCTCCTTTGTGGTTCGCCTGGACAGCCAGAAGCACATTGACTTCTCCCTGAGGTCTCCATATGGTGGTGGACGCCCTGGCCGTGTCAAGAGAAAGAATGCCAAGAAGGGCcagggaggagctggaggagctgatGACGAGGAGGAAGATTAAAAAGGATGTCGACCTAGGAGCTTAAACTTCCGAACTGtcacattttcaataaaaatgttttggtctGACCAGAAAAtggaattgtttgttttattatgcaAATTGTTAACTATAGCATCAGGAGCAGAGTAAGTCGGAAGATCAAGTGTGGTTCATTATAATGGTGCATTTATTGGTTATTAAGCTTGAGGTGGCACTCTTGATTTCACAATGGTAGAGTCCACACCCCTATTGCTGGAGTGAGCCAATCCGTGACGTCATCTTTCCTCACCAGGAAGTAAATGCAGTGGTAAGCTGATGGGACGATTCGGCTGGTGGCTGCACTCGGTTATTTGAATTTCGGACTATTCAATGTGAGTAATGAGAACTTAAACATCTTAATGCAACGGAGGTTTACTATAGCATTAAGTTAGGTTTTAGCACGAACAATGCTAACCCCTAACCTTtttcgctttggataaaagcgtctgctaaatgacatggaATGTACTAAATGCCTAGCCAGCGTACAAAAGAACGCGTCTGTCAATCGAGTCTATGGTCGGCTTGGTCTATTCTAAAGCAGAAACA
The sequence above is a segment of the Solea solea chromosome 13, fSolSol10.1, whole genome shotgun sequence genome. Coding sequences within it:
- the rps9 gene encoding 40S ribosomal protein S9 encodes the protein MPVARSWVCRKTYVTPRRPFEKSRLDQELKLIGEYGLRNKREVWRVKFTLAKIRKAARELLTLDEKDPKRLFEGNALLRRLVRIGVLDESKMKLDYILGLKVEDFLERRLQTQVFKLGLAKSIHHARVLIRQRHIRVRKQVVNIPSFVVRLDSQKHIDFSLRSPYGGGRPGRVKRKNAKKGQGGAGGADDEEED